A genomic segment from Flavobacterium sp. 9R encodes:
- a CDS encoding carboxymuconolactone decarboxylase family protein: MADLIQEFNDYRSKMNEKLLADNNKIVKRIFNLDTNAYAAGALDVKTKELLGLVASAVLRCDDCIKYHLETSYKEGVTREEMMEAMGIATLVGGTIVVPHLRRAYEFWEALEEQE; encoded by the coding sequence ATGGCTGATTTAATTCAAGAATTCAACGACTACCGTTCTAAAATGAACGAAAAATTATTAGCAGATAATAATAAAATTGTAAAACGCATTTTCAATTTAGACACAAATGCCTATGCTGCTGGCGCTTTGGATGTAAAAACAAAAGAGCTATTAGGATTGGTTGCTTCGGCCGTATTACGATGCGACGACTGTATCAAATATCATTTAGAAACTAGCTATAAAGAAGGCGTTACACGTGAAGAAATGATGGAAGCTATGGGAATCGCTACTTTGGTAGGAGGAACAATAGTAGTCCCTCATTTACGAAGAGCCTACGAATTTTGGGAAGCTTTGGAAGAGCAAGAATAG
- the lptB gene encoding LPS export ABC transporter ATP-binding protein — protein MKLRAENLIKTYKGRSVVKGISLEVNQGQIVGLLGPNGAGKTTSFYMIVGLVKPNSGHIYLDDLDITEYPMYKRAQQGVGYLAQEASVFRKLSIEDNILSVLQLTNHTKEEQIAKMENLIAEFSLEHIRTNRGDLLSGGERRRTEIARCLATDPKFILLDEPFAGVDPVAVEDIQRIVAQLKNKNIGILITDHNVQETLAITDKTYLMFEGGILKAGTPEELVEDEMVRRVYLGQNFELRKTKIDFNTPKVE, from the coding sequence ATGAAATTAAGAGCAGAAAACCTCATAAAAACGTATAAAGGCCGTAGTGTTGTAAAGGGTATTTCTTTGGAAGTAAACCAAGGACAGATTGTTGGTCTTTTGGGACCAAACGGTGCTGGTAAAACCACCTCTTTTTATATGATTGTAGGATTGGTAAAACCCAACTCGGGTCATATTTATTTGGATGATTTGGATATTACCGAATATCCGATGTACAAACGTGCTCAACAGGGAGTGGGCTATTTGGCACAAGAAGCTTCTGTGTTTAGAAAATTAAGTATCGAGGATAATATTCTTAGTGTTTTGCAATTGACCAATCATACCAAAGAAGAGCAAATTGCCAAAATGGAAAACTTAATTGCCGAGTTTAGTTTGGAACACATTCGAACCAATAGAGGTGACTTGCTTTCGGGAGGTGAAAGAAGAAGAACTGAAATTGCTCGTTGTTTAGCCACCGACCCAAAATTCATCTTGTTGGACGAACCTTTTGCAGGAGTAGACCCAGTAGCGGTAGAAGATATTCAACGCATCGTGGCACAATTAAAAAATAAAAATATTGGTATTTTAATTACCGACCATAACGTACAGGAAACTTTAGCCATTACCGACAAAACCTATTTGATGTTTGAAGGAGGAATCTTAAAGGCTGGAACGCCTGAAGAACTAGTAGAAGATGAAATGGTTAGAAGAGTATACTTAGGACAAAATTTTGAATTGAGAAAGACTAAAATTGATTTTAACACTCCAAAAGTAGAATAA
- a CDS encoding NAD-dependent epimerase/dehydratase family protein, translating into MQVLLTGASGFLGKSIQVALSKGNSIFRLSRTSGDYKVTLENEIPNFNQTFDLVIHAAGKAHSVPKTEAEKKQFYDVNIVGTQNLLQGLVAYGVPKQFVYISSVSVYGQEEGFNIAEDFPLAAKDAYGLSKIEAEVLVQEWCKQHNVVCTILRLPLLVGKNPPGNLGAMLRAIDKGYYFNIGGGKARKSMVLAQDVANFIFKVAAVGGIYNLTDGFHPNFSELSTAISKQKKKKIPLNLPLFIAKLMGYGGDIFGDNVPINSSKIRKITSDLTFDDSKARELVGWQPKSVLEYLKSNSL; encoded by the coding sequence ATGCAAGTATTGCTAACAGGCGCAAGTGGCTTTCTTGGGAAATCTATCCAAGTAGCATTGTCCAAAGGAAATTCAATTTTTAGACTATCAAGGACATCTGGTGATTATAAGGTTACTTTAGAAAATGAAATTCCCAATTTCAATCAAACTTTTGATTTGGTTATTCATGCCGCAGGAAAAGCACATAGTGTTCCCAAAACAGAAGCTGAGAAAAAGCAATTTTATGATGTCAATATAGTAGGAACTCAAAATTTATTACAAGGATTGGTGGCATATGGAGTTCCTAAACAGTTTGTATATATTAGTTCAGTTTCCGTGTATGGTCAAGAAGAGGGTTTCAATATAGCTGAGGATTTTCCTTTAGCTGCTAAGGATGCTTATGGTTTAAGTAAAATTGAAGCTGAGGTACTAGTTCAAGAATGGTGTAAGCAACACAATGTCGTTTGCACCATTTTGCGTTTACCATTGTTAGTTGGAAAGAATCCTCCTGGTAATTTAGGTGCTATGCTAAGAGCTATAGACAAAGGGTATTATTTTAACATTGGAGGTGGTAAAGCTAGAAAAAGTATGGTGTTGGCACAAGATGTTGCTAACTTCATTTTTAAGGTGGCTGCCGTAGGCGGAATTTATAATCTGACTGATGGGTTTCATCCAAACTTTAGCGAATTGAGTACCGCTATTTCAAAACAGAAAAAGAAGAAAATACCTTTGAATTTACCTTTGTTTATTGCAAAGTTAATGGGGTATGGTGGAGATATATTTGGAGACAACGTTCCAATTAATTCTTCCAAAATTAGAAAAATAACTTCTGATTTGACTTTTGATGATTCAAAAGCGAGAGAATTGGTAGGTTGGCAACCAAAATCAGTTTTAGAATATTTAAAAAGTAATAGTTTGTAA
- a CDS encoding gliding motility-associated C-terminal domain-containing protein, whose protein sequence is MVSANAIPTVTPIIGAATVCVSSTTTLSNASPGGVWTSSNSGIASIDGSGTVTGVSAGSVTITYSVTNSSGCITSVSKPLTIIAQPTKPTITASSSTSFCSPGSVVLSSSATTGNQWYKDGVALPGAVSNSYTATSTGIYTVVATQNGCLSQESNQVSVTANATESAPTLIATGNTIICEGGSVRLHTSSLTSNKWFKNGMEIPGVTGSDYTATETGSYTVETLNPLGCVSGFSNAVLVTINPNRIVDSITGFNSVCANSSITLSNTTSGGVWTSSNTGIATIDVLGVVRGVSAGTVTISYSATNTSGCVTSVTKTVTVTAQPIQPTISVSGTTSVCVPDSLILNSSASTGNQWFKDGAAISGATSSVYNATGSGSYTLVVTRNGCSSIVSNAINVSVNAVPIVNPIVGADTVCANSTLILSSTTSGGVWNSSNTGIASIDSSGLLTGVSAGTATITYSVTNSSGCITTVTKAINVTAQPIQPTINASSTTSFCSPGSVVLNSSATIGNQWYKDGIMISGATSSSYTATDTGIYTVIATQNGCSGLSSIGVVVTANPLPIVDVIVGPDLLNNGATAQLSSTTMGGIWSSNATSIATISNSGSVTALSSGVVVLSYTVTNGSGCTTTVTKSITVVDYVLDAVDDDYSSTPFDASKNQVLGVLTNDKENNGPVNLSDVVVSIIDDGGLQGVTLDSQGRVVVPAGSPIGTYNLIYSICDRSNPNNCATATITIVLKDPCDFDDSAVGCDIIIRNAISPNNDGLNDVFIIDRIDNYSDNTVEIYNRWGQLVYSTKGYDNNSNVFRGISEGKGTIDKNAYLPSGTYYYVIKYKKPISGVTKQKVGFLYLSI, encoded by the coding sequence GTGGTTAGTGCCAATGCCATCCCAACAGTTACACCAATCATTGGAGCAGCTACGGTTTGTGTGAGTTCCACCACAACCTTATCCAACGCTAGCCCAGGCGGAGTTTGGACTAGTAGCAACAGCGGTATAGCAAGTATCGATGGTTCGGGCACGGTAACCGGAGTAAGCGCAGGTAGTGTAACCATTACCTATAGCGTGACCAATAGCAGTGGATGTATAACGAGCGTTAGCAAACCCCTTACCATCATCGCTCAACCTACCAAACCTACTATCACTGCATCGAGCAGCACAAGTTTCTGTTCCCCAGGCTCTGTGGTGTTAAGCAGTAGTGCCACTACGGGTAACCAATGGTATAAAGATGGTGTTGCCCTACCAGGTGCAGTTTCTAATAGTTATACGGCAACTAGCACAGGAATATATACCGTAGTTGCTACACAAAATGGATGTTTGAGCCAAGAGAGTAATCAAGTATCGGTAACGGCTAACGCCACCGAAAGTGCTCCAACGTTGATTGCTACAGGTAACACAATTATTTGTGAGGGAGGAAGTGTCCGTCTACATACTTCTTCATTAACTAGCAATAAGTGGTTTAAAAATGGTATGGAAATACCTGGTGTAACAGGAAGTGATTATACCGCTACAGAGACGGGTTCATATACAGTAGAAACTCTCAATCCTTTAGGTTGTGTTAGTGGTTTTAGTAATGCAGTGTTAGTTACCATTAACCCTAACCGAATAGTTGACTCTATAACAGGATTCAATAGTGTTTGTGCCAATTCAAGTATCACCTTATCCAATACGACCTCTGGCGGAGTATGGACTAGCAGCAATACAGGTATCGCTACTATTGACGTTTTAGGTGTGGTAAGAGGTGTAAGCGCAGGCACGGTAACCATTAGTTATAGTGCGACCAATACTAGTGGTTGCGTAACTAGTGTGACTAAAACAGTAACTGTAACGGCGCAACCGATACAGCCTACTATTAGCGTTTCAGGTACGACAAGTGTTTGTGTACCAGATTCTTTGATTCTAAATAGTAGTGCTAGTACAGGAAATCAATGGTTCAAGGATGGTGCTGCTATTTCAGGAGCAACTTCTAGTGTATATAACGCTACGGGATCAGGTTCTTATACCCTAGTAGTGACAAGAAATGGTTGTTCAAGTATAGTGAGTAATGCTATTAATGTAAGTGTAAATGCGGTTCCAATAGTAAATCCTATAGTTGGAGCCGACACGGTTTGTGCTAATTCAACACTTATTTTATCTAGCACTACCTCTGGAGGTGTTTGGAATAGTAGTAATACCGGTATTGCAAGTATTGATAGTTCAGGATTGTTAACAGGTGTAAGTGCAGGTACGGCAACTATTACTTACAGCGTGACCAATAGCAGTGGTTGTATAACAACAGTGACTAAAGCTATAAACGTAACCGCCCAACCAATTCAACCCACTATTAACGCTTCCAGTACTACGAGTTTCTGTTCACCAGGATCTGTGGTGTTGAATAGTAGCGCTACAATAGGTAATCAATGGTATAAAGATGGCATTATGATATCTGGAGCAACTTCCAGCAGTTATACGGCAACTGATACTGGAATATATACAGTGATTGCTACTCAAAATGGGTGCTCAGGTCTTAGTAGTATTGGAGTAGTTGTAACTGCCAATCCTTTGCCAATTGTTGATGTAATTGTTGGTCCTGATTTGTTAAATAATGGTGCTACCGCTCAGTTAAGTAGTACTACAATGGGGGGAATTTGGAGTAGTAATGCAACTTCTATTGCTACTATTTCAAACTCTGGTTCAGTTACTGCTCTTTCTTCTGGTGTTGTTGTTTTGAGTTATACGGTTACTAATGGAAGTGGATGTACTACAACTGTTACCAAGTCAATTACAGTTGTTGATTATGTCCTTGATGCTGTAGATGACGATTATTCGTCAACACCGTTTGATGCTTCAAAAAATCAGGTTCTAGGAGTATTGACTAACGATAAAGAAAATAATGGACCAGTAAATCTTAGCGATGTTGTAGTTTCTATTATTGATGATGGAGGATTACAAGGAGTAACTTTAGATAGTCAAGGAAGGGTGGTTGTGCCTGCTGGTTCCCCTATTGGTACATACAATTTGATTTATTCAATTTGCGATAGAAGTAATCCAAATAATTGTGCAACAGCTACAATTACTATTGTTTTAAAAGATCCTTGTGATTTTGATGATAGTGCTGTGGGCTGTGATATTATCATTAGAAATGCAATTTCACCTAATAATGATGGATTAAATGATGTATTCATTATTGACCGAATAGATAATTATTCAGATAATACAGTTGAAATTTATAACCGATGGGGACAGCTGGTTTACAGTACAAAAGGTTACGATAATAATTCTAACGTATTTAGAGGGATTTCTGAAGGTAAAGGAACTATAGATAAGAATGCTTATCTTCCTTCAGGCACTTATTATTATGTTATAAAGTATAAAAAACCAATAAGCGGAGTGACCAAACAAAAAGTAGGTTTCTTGTACCTTTCGATTTAA
- the tatC gene encoding twin-arginine translocase subunit TatC, giving the protein MAKKNLNEMSFLDHLEELRWVLVRSTTAILIMAFVTYFISDFLFNDIIFGPTRPSFFTYRFFCELSHQLGFVDSICITELPFIIQNTQMEGQVNMFVWMCLLAGFILSFPYILFEIWKFISPALYEKEKKGAKFFIGVSSILFFLGVLFGYFVIIPMSVNFVATFTVSDVVKNQFTLESYIGLVKTSVLAGGLFFELPIVIYFLTKLGLVTPEFLRKYWKYAVIIILIVAAIVTPPDVVSQTIVAVPMLLIYEVSILISKLVVRNQKKQNG; this is encoded by the coding sequence ATGGCAAAGAAAAACCTTAACGAAATGTCTTTTTTAGACCATCTTGAAGAATTAAGATGGGTTTTAGTAAGAAGTACAACTGCTATTTTGATTATGGCCTTTGTAACTTACTTCATTAGCGATTTCTTGTTCAACGATATTATTTTTGGACCAACACGCCCCAGCTTTTTCACTTACCGTTTTTTTTGTGAGCTCTCACATCAGTTGGGTTTTGTTGACAGTATTTGCATTACAGAACTTCCTTTTATCATTCAAAATACCCAAATGGAAGGACAGGTAAATATGTTTGTTTGGATGTGTTTATTAGCTGGTTTCATTTTGAGTTTTCCCTATATTTTATTTGAAATATGGAAATTCATAAGTCCTGCACTCTATGAAAAAGAGAAAAAAGGAGCTAAATTTTTCATTGGAGTTTCTTCTATTCTTTTCTTTCTAGGGGTACTTTTTGGCTACTTTGTTATTATACCAATGTCGGTAAATTTCGTAGCCACTTTTACAGTATCAGATGTAGTAAAAAACCAATTTACTTTAGAGTCCTACATTGGTTTAGTAAAAACCTCTGTATTGGCTGGAGGCCTCTTTTTTGAACTCCCAATAGTTATCTATTTTCTTACCAAACTAGGCTTGGTTACTCCCGAATTTTTAAGAAAATATTGGAAATATGCGGTAATTATCATCTTAATTGTTGCAGCAATAGTGACCCCTCCGGATGTAGTGAGTCAAACTATCGTGGCTGTACCGATGCTATTGATTTATGAAGTAAGTATATTAATTTCAAAACTTGTTGTTCGCAACCAAAAGAAACAAAATGGCTGA
- a CDS encoding mannose-1-phosphate guanylyltransferase produces MNGTKVFNKEKIMQQNNTYVLIMAGGVGSRFWPKSRNHFPKQFIDILGTGQSLLQMTYARFLQICPKENIYILSNQDYKGLVMAQLDGIAASNILLEPSRNNTAPCIAYATYKILQQNPEANIVVAPSDHLILKETAFLDKITQALEYTSKNEALLTLGISPTRPDTGYGYIHFEQEAVAGVHEVNRFMEKPVLKKAKEYLASGDYLWNAGIFIWSAKSIQKAFQTHAPEIAKLFEQGNSVYNTSEELGFIQENYPNSPNISIDYAILEKATNVFTIPADIGWSDLGTWASLHEVLPKDASNNSKSTDHLHLEATSNCIIHLPSGKAAVIKGLDDFIIVDDEKVLLIYPKSSEQEIKSVAGAMVATYGKEYL; encoded by the coding sequence ATGAACGGAACTAAAGTTTTTAATAAAGAAAAAATAATGCAACAAAACAACACCTACGTCCTGATTATGGCGGGCGGTGTGGGGAGTCGATTTTGGCCAAAGAGCAGGAATCACTTTCCAAAACAATTTATTGATATTTTGGGGACGGGGCAGTCGTTATTGCAAATGACCTATGCCCGTTTTTTACAAATATGTCCAAAAGAAAATATTTATATCCTAAGTAATCAAGATTATAAAGGCTTGGTGATGGCTCAATTGGATGGGATTGCAGCAAGTAATATTCTTTTAGAGCCTAGCCGAAATAATACGGCACCTTGTATAGCTTATGCTACCTATAAAATTTTGCAACAAAACCCTGAAGCGAATATCGTAGTAGCGCCATCAGATCACTTGATTTTGAAAGAAACTGCGTTTCTGGATAAAATCACCCAAGCCTTAGAGTATACTTCCAAAAATGAAGCTTTGCTTACTTTAGGGATTAGCCCAACACGTCCTGATACGGGCTATGGGTACATTCATTTTGAACAGGAAGCAGTAGCGGGTGTACATGAAGTGAATCGTTTTATGGAAAAGCCGGTACTTAAAAAAGCTAAGGAATATTTGGCTAGTGGAGATTATTTGTGGAATGCCGGAATCTTTATTTGGAGTGCTAAAAGCATCCAAAAAGCGTTTCAAACGCATGCGCCTGAAATAGCGAAATTATTTGAACAAGGTAACTCGGTTTATAACACATCAGAGGAGTTAGGCTTTATTCAAGAAAATTATCCCAACAGTCCGAATATCTCTATCGACTATGCTATTTTGGAAAAAGCAACAAATGTATTTACAATTCCAGCGGATATTGGTTGGAGCGATTTGGGGACTTGGGCTTCGTTGCACGAGGTATTGCCTAAAGATGCGAGTAACAATTCGAAGAGTACTGATCATTTGCATTTAGAAGCAACTTCTAATTGTATCATTCATTTGCCTAGTGGAAAAGCCGCAGTTATTAAAGGCTTGGACGATTTTATCATTGTAGATGATGAAAAAGTACTGTTGATTTATCCTAAAAGTAGTGAACAAGAAATCAAGAGTGTTGCAGGAGCTATGGTGGCAACCTACGGAAAAGAATATTTATAA
- a CDS encoding SIS domain-containing protein, which produces MISNENLLALAKKTILSESESIAKLTTFLDDQFLSTTHKIFHSKGRVVITGIGKSAIIAQKIVASLNSTGTPALFLHASEAIHGDLGMIQDEDVIICISKSGNSPEIKVLVPLLKRFGNTLIGMTGNMTSFLAKGSHFVLNTTVDAESCPMNLAPTNSTTAQLVMGDALTVCLMEMRGFQAEDFAKYHPGGALGKKLLLKVKDLIEHSLKPIVTSDTSIKKAIFEISEKRLGVTAVVDEKNVVGIITDGDIRRMLNDRDSIAGLTAKDIMTKNPKQIHSEAMAIDAFNLMEDFSITQLIVIDNGEYKGILHIHDILKEGIV; this is translated from the coding sequence TTGATAAGCAACGAAAACCTATTGGCATTAGCCAAAAAAACAATACTCTCAGAAAGTGAATCTATTGCCAAATTAACCACTTTTTTGGATGATCAGTTCCTATCAACCACCCACAAAATATTTCATTCTAAAGGCCGCGTTGTCATTACCGGAATTGGAAAAAGTGCCATAATTGCTCAAAAAATTGTAGCCTCATTAAATTCTACCGGAACACCTGCTTTATTCTTACATGCCTCCGAAGCTATTCACGGTGACCTTGGTATGATACAAGATGAAGATGTAATTATTTGTATTTCTAAAAGTGGAAACAGTCCTGAAATTAAAGTATTGGTTCCATTGTTAAAACGTTTTGGAAACACCTTAATAGGTATGACAGGCAATATGACTTCTTTTTTAGCAAAAGGCTCTCATTTTGTCCTAAACACCACTGTTGATGCTGAATCTTGCCCTATGAATTTGGCACCTACCAATAGTACAACTGCCCAATTAGTAATGGGTGATGCGCTTACAGTATGTTTGATGGAAATGAGAGGCTTTCAAGCAGAAGATTTCGCCAAATACCATCCAGGTGGAGCACTTGGAAAAAAACTTTTATTAAAAGTAAAAGACTTGATTGAACATTCGTTAAAACCAATTGTTACCTCCGATACCTCAATAAAAAAAGCGATTTTTGAGATTTCAGAAAAAAGATTAGGAGTAACCGCTGTTGTAGATGAGAAAAATGTAGTTGGTATTATTACCGATGGAGATATTCGAAGAATGCTCAACGACCGCGATAGTATCGCTGGTTTAACCGCTAAAGATATTATGACTAAAAACCCTAAACAAATCCATTCAGAAGCTATGGCTATTGATGCTTTTAACCTTATGGAAGATTTCTCAATTACCCAATTAATTGTCATTGACAACGGAGAATACAAAGGGATTTTACACATACACGACATTTTAAAAGAAGGAATTGTATAA
- the gmd gene encoding GDP-mannose 4,6-dehydratase, protein MKTALITGITGQDGSYLAELLLEKGYMVHGVKRRASSFNTQRIDHIYQDQHEAHVNFKLHYGDLTDSTNIIRIIQEVQPDEIYNLGAMSHVKVSFDSPEYVANVDGIGTLRILEAVRILGLEKKTRIYQASTSELYGGLAENKNAKGFYDEQSPFYPRSPYGAAKIYGFWITKNYREAYGMFACNGILFNHESPRRGETFVTRKITMATAAIALGQQDCLYLGNLDAQRDWGHAKDYVEAMWRILQQEVPEDYVIAMGETTYVRDFVRMAFAEVGVEIEFKGEGVAEKGYVKSCANPNYQLEIGKQVIAVDPQYFRPTEVDLLIGDPTKSKTKLGWVPQYNLAGLVKEMMEGDLAYYQKKKMLREAGFSVEN, encoded by the coding sequence ATGAAAACAGCCCTTATCACAGGAATTACAGGACAAGACGGGTCGTACTTAGCGGAGCTTTTATTAGAAAAAGGATATATGGTACATGGAGTAAAAAGAAGAGCCTCTTCTTTTAATACCCAACGTATAGATCATATCTATCAAGACCAACATGAAGCGCATGTGAATTTTAAATTGCATTACGGGGATTTGACGGATTCTACCAATATCATCCGAATTATCCAAGAGGTGCAACCGGATGAAATTTATAATTTAGGAGCCATGAGTCATGTGAAAGTGTCTTTTGATTCTCCTGAATATGTGGCTAATGTAGATGGTATTGGTACACTACGTATTCTAGAAGCCGTTCGAATTTTAGGTTTGGAAAAGAAAACGCGTATCTATCAAGCATCTACCTCAGAATTGTACGGTGGTTTGGCTGAAAATAAAAACGCTAAAGGGTTCTATGATGAACAATCGCCTTTTTATCCGCGTTCCCCTTATGGTGCGGCTAAAATATATGGTTTTTGGATTACTAAAAATTATAGAGAGGCCTATGGAATGTTTGCTTGTAATGGGATTTTATTTAATCACGAATCACCAAGAAGAGGAGAAACATTTGTAACTCGTAAAATTACGATGGCCACGGCTGCTATTGCTTTGGGACAACAAGACTGTTTGTATTTAGGGAATTTGGATGCACAACGCGACTGGGGACATGCCAAGGATTATGTAGAAGCGATGTGGCGTATTTTGCAGCAAGAAGTACCTGAGGATTATGTAATTGCTATGGGAGAAACTACTTATGTTCGTGATTTTGTGCGTATGGCATTTGCCGAAGTAGGTGTTGAAATTGAGTTCAAAGGCGAAGGAGTAGCAGAAAAAGGATATGTGAAGTCTTGTGCGAATCCTAACTATCAATTGGAAATTGGAAAACAAGTGATTGCAGTCGATCCTCAGTATTTTCGTCCTACAGAGGTGGATTTGTTGATTGGAGATCCAACGAAGTCCAAAACCAAACTAGGATGGGTGCCTCAATATAATTTGGCCGGATTAGTGAAAGAGATGATGGAAGGGGATTTGGCGTATTATCAGAAGAAAAAAATGTTGAGAGAAGCTGGGTTTTCAGTGGAGAACTAG
- a CDS encoding phosphoheptose isomerase, which yields MKAFFFNKVKEEVSSHFTIASFDDSRPWGGFLVIDESQSQAFATMYFDGLDVSSLKIAGKLSPKILMVAPGHRLSWQYHHRRAEIWKVIEGEAGVITSPNDTEGELQVLSRGAVITLAQGERHRLIGLEDWAVIAEIWQHTDASAPSDEEDIVRVQDDFGR from the coding sequence ATGAAAGCATTTTTTTTTAATAAAGTTAAAGAGGAAGTGAGCTCGCATTTTACCATTGCCAGTTTTGACGATAGCCGTCCCTGGGGAGGTTTTTTAGTAATTGATGAAAGTCAATCGCAAGCCTTCGCTACAATGTATTTTGATGGTTTGGATGTTTCGTCATTAAAAATAGCAGGAAAATTAAGTCCAAAAATACTAATGGTGGCTCCTGGTCATCGTTTGTCTTGGCAGTACCACCATAGAAGAGCGGAAATATGGAAAGTGATAGAAGGAGAAGCTGGTGTGATTACCAGTCCTAACGATACCGAGGGCGAGTTACAAGTATTATCTAGAGGTGCTGTGATTACTTTGGCTCAAGGTGAGCGTCACCGTTTGATTGGTTTAGAAGACTGGGCTGTAATAGCAGAAATTTGGCAACATACGGATGCGAGTGCTCCGTCAGATGAGGAGGATATCGTTCGTGTTCAGGATGATTTTGGGAGGTAG
- a CDS encoding GDP-L-fucose synthase yields the protein MNKQDKIYIAGHRGMVGSAILRNLEAAGYTKFVLRTSSELDLRNQQAVADFFATEKPDYVFLAAAKVGGIIANNTYRADFIYENMMIQSNVIHQAYVHQVKKLLFLGSSCIYPKMAPQPLKEDYLLTGLLEPTNEPYAIAKIAGIKMCDAYRSQYGCNFISVMPTNLYGPNDNYDLNNSHVLPALLRKFITAKNSGARSVDMWGTGSPKREFLHADDLAAACVYLMNTYDAEGLVNIGVGEDVSILELAQLVQKIVGYNGTIATDPSKPDGTPRKLMDVSKLTALGWKAQISLEEGIQRVYEEIKDKDWR from the coding sequence ATGAACAAACAAGATAAAATATATATAGCAGGTCACCGCGGAATGGTGGGGTCGGCTATTTTACGAAATTTAGAAGCGGCTGGCTACACTAAATTTGTATTGCGTACTTCAAGTGAATTAGATTTGCGTAATCAACAAGCAGTAGCTGATTTTTTTGCAACTGAAAAACCAGATTATGTTTTTTTAGCTGCTGCTAAAGTAGGCGGAATTATCGCTAATAATACCTATAGAGCCGATTTTATTTATGAGAACATGATGATTCAGAGTAATGTGATTCATCAGGCCTATGTGCATCAAGTGAAAAAACTGCTATTTTTAGGGTCTTCTTGTATTTATCCTAAAATGGCACCACAACCCTTGAAAGAAGACTATTTGCTAACAGGACTTTTGGAACCGACTAACGAGCCTTATGCAATTGCAAAGATTGCAGGGATCAAAATGTGTGATGCGTATCGTTCGCAATACGGTTGTAATTTTATTTCGGTCATGCCTACGAATTTGTACGGGCCAAACGATAATTATGATTTGAACAATTCACATGTGTTACCTGCCTTATTACGTAAATTCATAACCGCCAAAAATTCGGGAGCTCGTTCGGTAGACATGTGGGGAACGGGCAGTCCTAAGCGTGAATTTTTGCATGCTGATGATTTGGCAGCTGCTTGTGTCTATTTAATGAATACTTATGATGCCGAAGGGCTCGTGAATATTGGGGTAGGAGAAGATGTTTCTATTTTGGAATTAGCACAGTTGGTTCAGAAAATTGTAGGGTACAATGGTACCATTGCAACCGATCCAAGCAAGCCAGATGGGACACCCAGAAAATTGATGGATGTTTCTAAATTGACTGCATTAGGTTGGAAAGCTCAAATTTCTTTGGAAGAAGGAATTCAACGGGTGTATGAAGAAATTAAGGATAAGGATTGGAGGTAA